A portion of the Deltaproteobacteria bacterium genome contains these proteins:
- a CDS encoding MoaD/ThiS family protein: MSVRVRVPTPLRKYTQGADEVAAQGSNIKSMVDDLEHHYPGIKERICDETGKVRRFVNVFVNGEDIRFLQNMDTSLKEGDNISIVPAIAGGC; the protein is encoded by the coding sequence ATGTCCGTGCGAGTTCGCGTTCCGACCCCGCTGCGCAAGTACACCCAAGGCGCCGATGAGGTGGCGGCCCAAGGAAGTAACATCAAGTCCATGGTCGACGACCTGGAACACCACTATCCCGGTATCAAAGAACGTATCTGCGACGAGACCGGCAAAGTGCGGCGCTTCGTCAACGTTTTCGTCAATGGCGAAGACATCCGCTTCTTGCAGAACATGGACACTTCACTAAAAGAAGGCGACAACATTTCGATCGTGCCGGCCATCGCCGGCGGCTGCTAG
- a CDS encoding FeS-binding protein produces the protein MATRTKKDEVVRQHVYLTFPETLINQPVLALLAKQFDVVFNIRGSTVTAELALVALELDGTQAEVDRSIRWLKEKGVSVEPFQKGPLD, from the coding sequence ATGGCAACCAGAACCAAAAAAGACGAGGTCGTGCGCCAGCATGTCTACCTCACCTTCCCGGAAACGCTGATCAACCAGCCGGTGCTCGCCCTTCTGGCCAAACAATTTGACGTGGTCTTCAACATCCGTGGCTCGACGGTGACCGCGGAACTGGCGCTGGTCGCGCTGGAATTGGATGGGACGCAAGCAGAAGTGGATCGATCGATTCGTTGGCTGAAGGAAAAAGGCGTGAGCGTTGAGCCCTTTCAGAAGGGCCCGCTGGACTAG
- a CDS encoding cysteine synthase, with the protein MAVATPNLRLVTVPTERPAKVDSVLELIGNTPLVHITRITEGLPAGVRIFAKLEGCNPGGSVKDRPALRMVQEGIRTGKLHQGKTILDSTSGNTGIALAMIGRVLGYPVELVVPANVSVERKQILSAYGAQVTYSDPMEGSDGAIRVCREILAGAPEKYFKPDQYFNPMNSQAHYENTGPEIYRQTDGKITHFVAGIGTGGTIMGAGRFLKEKNPAIRVIAVEPDDALHGLEGLKHMASSIVPGIYHEEELDEKIPVGTDDAYSMVYRLSQEEGLLLGQSSGAAMFAALKLGRKLRSGTVVTVFPDFGDKYLSTNLWVGWRDRMAVGNLKFSI; encoded by the coding sequence ATGGCGGTTGCCACTCCCAATCTCCGGCTCGTTACCGTCCCCACCGAGCGACCGGCCAAGGTCGACTCAGTTCTCGAGCTGATCGGCAATACGCCGCTAGTGCACATCACAAGAATCACCGAAGGACTTCCTGCCGGAGTCCGTATTTTCGCCAAGCTGGAGGGCTGCAATCCGGGAGGCTCGGTCAAAGACCGGCCGGCGCTGCGAATGGTGCAGGAAGGCATTCGCACCGGCAAGCTGCACCAAGGTAAAACGATACTCGATTCGACCTCCGGCAACACCGGCATCGCATTGGCGATGATCGGCCGCGTGCTCGGGTACCCGGTCGAGCTGGTGGTGCCGGCCAATGTCAGCGTCGAACGCAAACAGATTCTCAGTGCCTACGGCGCTCAGGTGACATACAGCGACCCGATGGAGGGTTCCGACGGCGCAATTCGCGTTTGCCGCGAAATACTCGCCGGCGCGCCGGAAAAATATTTTAAACCCGATCAATATTTTAATCCGATGAATTCCCAGGCCCACTACGAAAACACCGGCCCGGAAATCTATCGTCAGACCGATGGCAAGATCACCCATTTTGTCGCCGGCATCGGCACCGGTGGCACGATCATGGGCGCTGGGCGTTTTCTCAAAGAAAAAAATCCCGCTATCCGCGTCATTGCCGTCGAGCCGGACGACGCATTGCACGGCCTTGAAGGGTTGAAACACATGGCGAGCTCGATCGTACCGGGCATTTACCACGAGGAAGAACTCGACGAAAAAATCCCGGTCGGCACCGATGACGCCTACTCGATGGTCTACCGCTTGAGCCAAGAGGAAGGCTTATTGCTGGGGCAGTCTTCCGGCGCGGCGATGTTTGCCGCCTTGAAACTCGGGCGCAAGCTGCGCTCAGGCACGGTCGTTACAGTGTTTCCCGACTTCGGCGATAAATATCTTAGCACCAATCTGTGGGTCGGCTGGCGCGATCGCATGGCGGTCGGCAACTTAAAATTTTCCATCTAA